One Mycolicibacterium pulveris genomic region harbors:
- a CDS encoding nitrile hydratase accessory protein, protein MMLHETCTTDRAAPQFDHEWQRRAFGLALALSEFRHFDWSDFQQSLIETIGRWENTPEDQRGDWQYYDHWVAALEKVIDDHQLLTAPARANGDGHG, encoded by the coding sequence ATGATGCTGCACGAGACGTGCACCACCGACCGGGCCGCGCCGCAGTTCGATCACGAGTGGCAGCGCCGGGCGTTCGGGTTGGCGTTGGCGCTCTCGGAGTTTCGCCACTTCGACTGGAGCGACTTTCAGCAGAGCCTGATCGAGACGATCGGCCGATGGGAGAACACGCCGGAGGATCAGCGCGGCGACTGGCAGTACTACGACCACTGGGTCGCCGCGCTGGAGAAGGTGATCGACGACCACCAGCTGCTCACCGCGCCCGCCCGAGCCAACGGGGACGGTCATGGCTGA
- a CDS encoding CbtB domain-containing protein, whose protein sequence is MAEARVATGVAGLVAALWLAGTAFMALTVLYFVGLDQGATSVFGTSTVVHEFVHDARHLLGFPCH, encoded by the coding sequence ATGGCTGAGGCGCGGGTGGCCACCGGTGTCGCCGGTCTGGTTGCGGCCCTGTGGCTGGCCGGGACGGCCTTCATGGCGCTGACGGTGCTCTACTTCGTCGGGCTCGATCAGGGCGCGACGTCGGTCTTCGGCACCAGCACCGTGGTCCACGAATTCGTCCACGACGCACGGCATCTGCTCGGCTTTCCCTGTCACTAG